In Aedes albopictus strain Foshan chromosome 3, AalbF5, whole genome shotgun sequence, the following are encoded in one genomic region:
- the LOC109406299 gene encoding uncharacterized protein LOC109406299, translating to MPRPSKRQKAAIDRENRKKARSSSLISIRVTEDVPDCIRNPSVEESGSVPDLQQPNSLAQISCREDDESSTDWSLDFQTMPSVDDPPSSPLREYDTHTMSAAIPETPLEFAFVDDSFISEFDLLVEEIEGTEHSEESWTEPPERYAPFSEERNMPVESGFSSEQQKWQNAANCRAHTPTEGMSPSFAACSEAEQPFSADGGSSTNATACLAEHPLPVQGIGSRNAELCQVEQPCPVEIVGSMCVAHCQAEQPLSAGGSCSTGAADIQLEKLISDGLSSLCALEGAAKPFGRSICTRVSTRTAECRSEQSFPAEESCSAKAKDGHVKQPFPAGIMNPSGTTDCRTEQPYSVDRSIFSSVEEHRTEHSFPDKGACNTTSHLSELAGIYLKSSIYEIYMDHSQITYSNKNEQIKGLSLFMFLIVLTRKAEQRETKYR from the exons ATGCCACGACCGTCGAAACGGCAAAAGGCGGCTATCGACCGCGAAAACCGTAAAAAAGCGCGATCAAGTAGTCTTATTTCCATTCGTGTGACTGAAGATGTTCCCGACTGCATCAGGAATCCATCGGTGGAAGAAAGTGGTTCGGTGCCTGATCTGCAGCAACCTAACAGCCTCGCACAAATATCCTGCAGGGAAGATGATGAATCATCGACAG ATTGGAGCCTAGACTTTCAAACGATGCCCTCAGTTGACGACCCACCGTCAAGCCCGCTGCGTGAGTACGACACACATACGATGTCCGCTGCCATCCCGGAGACTCCTTTGGAATTTGCTTTTGTTGACGACTCTTTTATATCAGAATTCGACCTACTCGTTGAGGAAATCGAGGGAACCGAGCATTCAGAAG AATCGTGGACAGAGCCGCCGGAAAGGTATGCACCATTTTCGGAAGAGCGAAACATGCCTGTGGAAAGTGGTTTCAGCAGCGAGCAGCAAAAATGGCAGAATGCAGCAAACTGTCGAGCGCACACTCCGACCGAAGGAATGAGTCCCTCGTTTGCAGCGTGTAGCGAAGCGGAACAACCATTTTCGGCCGATGGAGGAAGTTCCACGAATGCAACAGCATGCTTAGCAGAACATCCACTTCCGGTCCAAGGAATAGGATCTCGAAATGCAGAACTTTGCCAAGTCGAGCAGCCGTGTCCGGTCGAAATAGTTGGATCCATGTGCGTAGCTCATTGCCAAGCGGAGCAACCACTTTCAGCGGGAGGAAGTTGTTCTACGGGTGCAGCAGATATCCAATTGGAAAAGTTGATTTCAGACGGATTGAGTTCCTTATGTGCTTTGGAAGGGGCAGCGAAGCCGTTCGGCAGGAGTATTTGCACACGAGTTTCCACGAGGACAGCAGAATGCAGATCAGAGCAGTCTTTTCCAGCTGAAGAAAGCTGTTCCGCGAAAGCAAAAGATGGTCATGTAAAGCAGCCGTTCCCGGCCGGAATAATGAATCCCTCGGGTACAACAGATTGCCGAACAGAGCAGCCGTATTCAGTCGACAGAAGCATTTTCTCAAGTGTGGAAGAACACCGAACGGAGCATTCGTTTCCGGATAAGGGAGCATGTAATACGACGTCGCATCTTTCAGAATTAGCTGGTATATATTTAAAATCTAGTATTTACGAAATCTATATGGACCATTCACAAATTACGTATAGCAATAAGAATGAACAAATTAAAGGACTTTCGTTATTTATGTTTTTGATTGTTTTGACTAGAAAAGCAGAGCAGAGAGAGACGAAGTATCGATAA